From Coffea arabica cultivar ET-39 chromosome 9c, Coffea Arabica ET-39 HiFi, whole genome shotgun sequence, one genomic window encodes:
- the LOC140014424 gene encoding uncharacterized protein, with product MKISNRKDKAYELGVKNFLKFAYSQKVENQKIPCPCTQCNNFCNQTKTIVEDHLLTQDIRKSYTRWIHHGEQFRHQNCGDSTKHGDGEEDSDTEDLNDMLHDIGTAQWGDNWAGREESTDDSLNANHSDTNNFLKLLEDAKKELYLGNHFYSKLSFVVTLLHLKTMSGWTIKSFNALLEIFRHALPPEATVPKSFADAKKLIRDLGFKSEKIHACVNDCVLFRKENENFDTCPNLNCKEPRYKMAGSRVPRKVLRYFPLKPRVQRLYTHKEIASDMRWHKEKCVHDDNIMRHPADSEAWKHFDRLHPDFAVDPRNVRLGLATDGFNPFGTMTSAYSIWPIYLVPYNLPPWKCMRDPFLFLSMLIPGPKSPGNEIDVYMEPLIDELNEMWLGVETYDAYTCVVHDHLGSQ from the coding sequence atgaagattAGCAATAGGAAGGACAAGGCTTATGAACTCGGAGTTAAAAATTTCCTCAAGTTTGCATATtctcaaaaagttgaaaatcagaaaatcccaTGCCCATGTACACAATGCAATAATTTTTGTAACCAAACTAAAACAATTGTGGAGGATCACTTATTGACTCAAGACATTCGTAAAAGCTACACAAGATGGATACACCATGGGGAACAATTTCGACACCAAAATTGTGGGGATAGTACTAAACATGGGGATGGAGAGGAGGATAGTGATACTGAAGATTTAAATGACATGTTGCACGACATTGGGACAGCACAATGGGGGGACAATTGGGCTGGTAGGGAAGAATCAACGGATGATAGTCTAAATGCGAATCATAGTGACACAAATAACTTTCTTAAATTGTTAGAAGATGCAAAAAAGGAGCTGTATCTAGGGAATCATTTTTACTCAAAGCTATCCTTTGTAGTCACTTTGCTCCATTTGAAAACAATGAGCGGGTGGACTATAAAGTCCTTCAATgcattgctggaaatttttagGCATGCACTACCTCCTGAAGCCACAGTTCCCAAGTCTTTTGCTGATGCTAAGAAGCTCATTCGAGACTTAGGTTTTAAATCTGAAAAAATCCATGCTTGTGTCAATGATTGTGTTCTCTTCCgcaaggaaaatgaaaattttgacacTTGTCCAAATCTAAATTGTAAAGAACCTCGCTACAAGATGGCAGGTTCAAGAGTTCCACGCAAAGTTTTGCGTTACTTTCCTTTGAAGCCTAGGGTGCAACGATTATATACCCACAAAGAAATAGCTTCAGATATGAGATGGCATAAAGAAAAGTGTGTGCATGATGATAACATCATGCGGCATCCAGCAGACAGTGAAGCATGGAAACACTTTGATAGGTTGCATCCGGACTTCGCCGTTGATCCTAGAAATGTGAGATTAGGTCTTGCAACTGATGGTTTCAATCCTTTTGGGACCATGACTAGTGCTTATAGCATCTGGCCTATTTATCTAGTGCCATACAATCTGCCCCCTTGGAAGTGTATGAGAGATCCTTTCCTTTTCCTATCAATGCTAATTCCTGGGCCTAAATCCCCGGGAAATGAGATTGATGTTTACATGGAGCCTCTAATAGATGAACTGAATGAAATGTGGCTTGGTGTTGAAACATATGATGCATATACATGTGTGGTTCACGATCATCTAGGCTCTCAATGA